The DNA segment ACCGAGGGGGTTACTCCTGATCCCGCAGGGGGCGTTCAAGAATGCGAACAGCATTCATGAGGAGGAACAACAGGCATCAAATTACGGACCTGTTGACCACCGGTCAACGACCTCGCCCGCCCGGGTCCGCGGGCCGCCCGGGCGCTCACCCCGCTTGGGCAGGTGGAGAAGGACGGGAGTCCTTTGAGATCATCGTGAAACGTTCACGCCGGGACACGGGGAGAGGTGGCGGATGACCGAGGGATCGAGCACGCCGTTCAGCGAGTGGCTGCGGTCGGAGAGCGAGCCGGACTGGTCGGAGGTGGTCACCCACCCCTTCGCCGCGGCGATCCGTGGTGGCACCGCCGACATGCGCCGCTACCTGGAGCAGGACTTCCAGTTCGTGGACGCCTTCACGGCGCTGCTCGGCGCGGCGGTCGCCGCCGCCGACCACTTCGAGGCGCGGGTGGCCGTGGGCCGCTTCCTCGGGCAGACCGTCGCCGACACCGAGCGGGGCTACTTCCACCGCGCGCTCGACGCCCTCGGGGGTGATCCGAACCCGCCCGCCCTGGAGCCGGTGACGGCCGAGTTCCGGGCGCTGATGGACGAGGTGCGCCGCGGCCAGGACTATCCGGGGATCCTGGCGGTGCTGTGCGTGGCGGAGTGGACCTACCTCGGCTGGGCCTCGCGGACCACCGAGCCGCCCGAGGGCTTCGTCCACCGGGAGTGGATCGAGCTGCACAGCGGTCCGGAGTTCGAGGCGTGGGTGGGCTTCCTGCGCGGCGAGCTCGACCGGCTCGGTCCCGCCCTCGACGAGAACGGGCGGGCCCGGGTGCTCGACGTCTTCCGCCGGGCGACGGCCCTGGAGCGCCGGTTCTTCGACATGGCGCTCGGTTAGGCTCGGTCAGGCGCGCAGGGCGAGCGCGGCGAGGCGGCGCAGGGACAGGCGCAGGAAGATCGCGCTCACCGGCCCGGCGACCCGCCAGCCGATCCGCCCGGCCCGGCCGAAGGGCACGTGGAGCTGCTCCTCCCAGATGATCCTGCTTCCCCCGCCGGGGCGGGGCAGCACGTGGAACCGTCCGACGCCGCGCACGACCCGGCCCGTGTGGCGGACCTCCACCTCGTGCGGGGGCCGCCAGCCGGTGACGTCCATCGTGTCCACGAACGACAGCGGACCGACCCCGGTGGCCGCCGCGAGCCGGCTCCCCCTGCTGCGGCCGTCACCGGCGACCACCCATGCCCGGGTCAGCACCATCCACTCGTGGTGCCGGGGCCAGTCGGTCAGTAGGGCGAACACCCGATCCGGGCTCGCCTGCGCGTCCACCGCCACCGAGAGCGTCTCCACTCCGTGGGTTCTACCCCAGGAAGGTGATGTCGCGCGCGGGGGCGTCGCCGGCCGCGAACTCCAGCAGGCGCTCACCCTCGGCGGCC comes from the Microbispora sp. ZYX-F-249 genome and includes:
- a CDS encoding TenA family protein, which gives rise to MTEGSSTPFSEWLRSESEPDWSEVVTHPFAAAIRGGTADMRRYLEQDFQFVDAFTALLGAAVAAADHFEARVAVGRFLGQTVADTERGYFHRALDALGGDPNPPALEPVTAEFRALMDEVRRGQDYPGILAVLCVAEWTYLGWASRTTEPPEGFVHREWIELHSGPEFEAWVGFLRGELDRLGPALDENGRARVLDVFRRATALERRFFDMALG
- a CDS encoding SRPBCC family protein, translating into METLSVAVDAQASPDRVFALLTDWPRHHEWMVLTRAWVVAGDGRSRGSRLAAATGVGPLSFVDTMDVTGWRPPHEVEVRHTGRVVRGVGRFHVLPRPGGGSRIIWEEQLHVPFGRAGRIGWRVAGPVSAIFLRLSLRRLAALALRA